A single Nostoc sp. PCC 7107 DNA region contains:
- the mgtE gene encoding magnesium transporter, which yields MLIQDIRDSLFDVSDLNQLKCDLNRLQPVDVGEYITQLPEKQRAIAFRLLNKSQAIDVFEYLPTDLQEELINSLHDVQVVQIVEAMSPDERAELFDELPAGVVKRLLQQLSPEQRQATATILGYPEGTAGRVMTTEYVRLQEGLTVGEALSKIRRQDEDKETIYYAYVTDNNRKLVRVVSLRQLLFTFPDVYIRDIASDRVLKVKTETPQEEVAQIMKRYDLIAIPVVDREDRLVGIITIDDVIDILEEEATEDIQKLAGVSGDEEALSPPLVTMRKRLPWLLAIMGLYIGAASAIAPFQSVIAAVPVLAVIMPIFSNTGGTVGIQALTVTIRGLGVGEVTPRDTFKILRKEVLAGLGTAVVLALTMMALSMIWAKPQERWVGLIAGTVMATNTMVAVTLGTLLPMGLKRLKLDPALVSGPLVTTMLDTIGFLTFLTLISVALRVFHLPQ from the coding sequence ATGCTCATACAGGATATTCGTGATTCACTGTTTGATGTCAGTGATTTAAATCAACTTAAGTGTGATTTAAATCGGTTACAACCCGTGGATGTCGGGGAATATATTACACAATTACCAGAAAAACAGCGAGCGATCGCTTTCCGCCTGTTAAATAAATCCCAAGCAATTGATGTTTTTGAATATCTACCAACCGATTTGCAGGAAGAACTAATTAATTCACTGCATGATGTTCAGGTAGTGCAGATTGTTGAGGCGATGAGTCCTGATGAACGGGCAGAATTATTTGATGAGTTACCTGCTGGGGTAGTCAAACGCTTATTACAACAGTTAAGTCCTGAACAAAGACAAGCCACAGCCACAATTCTTGGTTATCCCGAAGGTACAGCTGGCCGGGTAATGACCACAGAATATGTGCGGTTGCAAGAAGGTTTGACTGTTGGGGAAGCCTTAAGCAAAATTCGCCGCCAAGACGAAGACAAAGAGACAATTTACTATGCCTATGTTACAGACAATAACCGCAAACTTGTTAGAGTAGTTTCCTTGCGTCAGTTATTGTTTACCTTTCCTGATGTTTATATTCGGGATATTGCCAGCGATCGCGTTCTTAAGGTAAAAACAGAAACACCGCAAGAAGAAGTTGCCCAAATCATGAAGCGTTACGACTTAATCGCTATCCCAGTAGTTGACAGGGAAGATCGATTAGTCGGCATCATTACCATTGATGATGTGATTGATATTTTAGAAGAAGAAGCTACCGAAGATATTCAAAAATTAGCCGGGGTAAGTGGTGATGAAGAAGCTTTGTCTCCTCCCTTAGTCACGATGCGAAAGCGCTTACCCTGGTTGTTAGCAATTATGGGATTATATATAGGTGCGGCAAGTGCGATCGCACCTTTTCAATCGGTAATTGCAGCTGTCCCGGTTTTAGCCGTGATCATGCCAATTTTTTCTAACACCGGCGGGACTGTGGGAATTCAAGCCTTAACTGTGACAATTAGAGGTTTAGGTGTAGGTGAAGTCACACCCAGAGATACTTTCAAAATTCTTCGTAAAGAAGTTCTCGCTGGTTTGGGTACGGCGGTAGTTTTAGCCTTAACCATGATGGCGCTATCAATGATTTGGGCGAAACCTCAAGAAAGATGGGTGGGTTTAATTGCCGGCACAGTTATGGCTACCAATACAATGGTGGCCGTAACTCTCGGTACACTACTACCAATGGGTTTGAAACGCCTCAAGCTTGATCCAGCTTTGGTAAGTGGGCCGTTAGTCACCACTATGCTAGATACTATCGGCTTTTTAACCTTCCTAACTTTAATTTCTGTAGCTTTACGGGTTTTTCATCTACCACAGTAA
- a CDS encoding type II toxin-antitoxin system PemK/MazF family toxin codes for MRRGEVYDARLESNEGSEQGGTRPVIIVSRDAINSSSPVVLAVPCTTYQSGKRVYPTQVLILAPDGGLKRDSIAMADQVRVLSKTRFLRLRGAVSQLVMAHLSQALLIALDLPMPEEE; via the coding sequence ATGAGAAGGGGTGAGGTCTATGATGCTCGACTAGAGTCCAATGAAGGTTCAGAGCAAGGAGGGACTCGCCCAGTGATTATTGTCAGTCGTGATGCAATTAATTCTTCGAGTCCGGTCGTTTTAGCAGTTCCCTGCACTACTTATCAATCAGGAAAGCGAGTTTATCCAACTCAGGTGTTAATTTTAGCACCTGATGGTGGACTTAAGAGAGATTCGATCGCAATGGCAGATCAAGTGCGGGTATTATCTAAAACCCGCTTTTTACGTTTAAGAGGCGCAGTTTCACAGTTGGTAATGGCTCATTTATCTCAGGCTTTGTTGATAGCCTTAGATTTACCAATGCCAGAAGAGGAGTGA
- a CDS encoding ribbon-helix-helix domain-containing protein, translating into MKAESVRTTLAIPRELLEATDQAVLEGKARSRNDFMVQAIRRELAAQKRAAIDAALAEMASDNDYQAEVLKLETEFAAAQWEAFLLEESL; encoded by the coding sequence ATGAAAGCCGAATCCGTTCGCACTACACTAGCAATACCACGGGAACTTTTAGAAGCAACTGACCAGGCAGTTTTAGAAGGCAAAGCAAGAAGTCGTAATGATTTTATGGTGCAAGCAATACGTCGAGAATTAGCAGCACAGAAAAGAGCCGCAATTGACGCTGCTTTAGCAGAAATGGCCAGCGATAATGATTATCAGGCAGAGGTACTCAAACTAGAAACTGAATTCGCCGCTGCTCAGTGGGAGGCTTTTCTGTTAGAGGAATCTCTGTAA
- a CDS encoding SDR family NAD(P)-dependent oxidoreductase: MKNEKWNAENILSQKGRVAIVTGSSSGIGYETARVLANKQASVIIAVRNLDKGNKALAKILQQNQDADVKVMELDLANLASVKNFAENFKKNYLHLDLLINNAGVMIPPYAKTTDGFELQFGTNHLGHFALTGQLLELLISTKGSRIVNVSSGAHNIGKIDFDDLNWEKRSYAKWKAYGDSKLANLYFTYELDRKLKDHSIDTLVTASHPGWTATELQRTAGGIVEYLNGIVAQDITMGALPTLRAATEAGLKGAEYFGPNGFMEIRGYPIKVESNELSKDQAIAKKLWEVSEKLTDMKFEFNKKAQNTGK; the protein is encoded by the coding sequence ATGAAAAATGAAAAATGGAACGCGGAAAATATTCTGAGTCAAAAAGGGAGAGTAGCAATTGTCACGGGTTCTAGCAGCGGCATCGGTTATGAAACGGCACGGGTTTTAGCGAATAAACAAGCGTCTGTAATCATTGCGGTTCGCAATTTGGACAAAGGAAACAAGGCATTGGCAAAAATTCTGCAACAGAATCAAGATGCCGACGTAAAGGTGATGGAACTTGATTTGGCGAATTTAGCATCAGTTAAAAATTTCGCTGAAAACTTTAAGAAAAATTATTTGCATCTAGATTTACTAATTAATAATGCGGGTGTGATGATTCCGCCGTATGCCAAAACGACGGACGGTTTTGAATTGCAGTTCGGCACTAATCATCTCGGACATTTTGCTTTGACGGGACAGCTTTTGGAACTTTTGATCAGCACCAAAGGCTCACGAATTGTCAATGTTTCGAGCGGCGCACATAATATAGGCAAAATAGATTTCGATGATTTGAATTGGGAAAAGAGAAGTTATGCTAAATGGAAAGCCTACGGCGACAGCAAACTTGCCAACCTTTATTTCACCTACGAACTCGACCGCAAACTAAAAGATCACAGTATCGACACACTTGTAACCGCCTCGCATCCGGGCTGGACGGCAACCGAATTGCAGAGAACTGCGGGTGGCATTGTGGAATATCTCAACGGCATCGTTGCTCAAGACATCACGATGGGCGCATTACCAACCCTGCGGGCGGCAACCGAAGCAGGCTTAAAAGGCGCAGAATATTTCGGCCCCAATGGGTTTATGGAGATCCGCGGCTATCCAATAAAAGTCGAATCAAACGAGTTATCCAAAGACCAAGCGATCGCTAAAAAACTATGGGAAGTATCGGAAAAACTAACCGATATGAAATTTGAATTTAATAAAAAGGCGCAAAACACGGGCAAATAA
- a CDS encoding TetR/AcrR family transcriptional regulator: MPINECSFIIEIMRHKDNKKNQAICDAAIELITANGFADTSMSKIAKTANVSPATIYVYFENKENLLNKLYLLVKQEMSAEILKGVNQNLSVEQAFKIVWNNYYQYAINNPVRFAFTEQFANSPMVDRICKDESLSYFQPMLDLFNRGKEEKVFKDISLEIFTAFTFAPLTGLIKEHFSGALILDEEMLETTYKIAWDAVTN; this comes from the coding sequence TTGCCAATAAACGAATGCTCGTTTATTATAGAAATTATGAGGCACAAAGACAATAAAAAAAATCAAGCCATCTGTGATGCGGCAATCGAACTGATTACTGCCAATGGTTTTGCTGATACTTCGATGTCGAAAATTGCCAAAACCGCGAATGTTTCACCCGCAACGATATATGTCTATTTTGAAAACAAAGAAAATCTTCTTAATAAACTATATTTGTTAGTGAAGCAGGAAATGAGCGCAGAAATTTTGAAAGGTGTCAACCAGAACCTATCGGTAGAGCAAGCCTTTAAAATAGTCTGGAATAATTATTATCAATACGCGATTAATAATCCGGTCAGATTTGCTTTTACGGAGCAATTTGCTAATTCCCCGATGGTTGACCGCATTTGCAAAGATGAAAGTTTGAGCTATTTCCAGCCAATGCTAGATTTATTCAATCGTGGTAAAGAGGAGAAGGTTTTTAAGGATATTTCTCTGGAAATTTTTACCGCTTTTACCTTTGCGCCTCTGACTGGATTGATAAAAGAGCATTTTAGTGGTGCTTTAATTTTGGATGAAGAAATGTTAGAAACCACCTATAAAATTGCGTGGGATGCAGTAACGAATTAA